In Myxococcales bacterium, the following proteins share a genomic window:
- a CDS encoding ABC transporter ATP-binding protein — protein sequence MSLLEAAGLHKAFGEVKAVGGISFNVAPGEIFGLIGPDGAGKSTTLRLIVGLLDADGGRIMVDGLDVARQPEEVRDRLGYMPQQYSLYPDLTVAENLRFYADMYFVPKKERAARLERLYAFSRLKPYADRPAGKLSGGMYKKLALSCNMIHTPKLLLLDEPTNGVDPLSRRELWQILYAFAAEGVAIVVSTPYMDEAERCHRVALIHQGKLLDVDAPAAILGRYTDRLLELVADEPRAAREALAGVPGLNRIYPAGEALKIAARKDVAAAEVVRQALAARGLSARSLRETRPNFEDVFLSRVEDRP from the coding sequence ATGTCGTTGCTGGAAGCGGCCGGTTTGCACAAGGCGTTCGGCGAGGTGAAGGCCGTCGGCGGCATCTCGTTCAACGTCGCGCCGGGCGAAATCTTCGGCCTGATCGGCCCGGACGGCGCCGGCAAATCCACCACCCTGCGCCTGATCGTCGGCCTGCTCGACGCCGACGGCGGCCGCATCATGGTGGACGGCCTGGACGTCGCCCGGCAACCGGAGGAAGTGCGCGACCGCCTCGGCTACATGCCCCAGCAATACAGTCTGTATCCCGACCTGACCGTCGCCGAAAACCTGCGCTTTTACGCCGACATGTACTTCGTACCGAAAAAGGAGCGCGCGGCGCGGCTCGAAAGGCTGTACGCCTTCTCGCGCCTGAAGCCTTACGCCGACCGACCGGCCGGCAAGCTCTCGGGCGGCATGTACAAGAAGCTGGCGCTCTCCTGCAACATGATCCACACTCCCAAGCTGCTCCTGCTCGACGAGCCCACCAACGGCGTCGACCCCCTGTCGCGTCGCGAATTGTGGCAAATCCTGTACGCCTTCGCCGCCGAGGGCGTGGCGATCGTGGTCAGTACGCCTTACATGGACGAGGCCGAGCGCTGCCACCGCGTGGCGCTGATCCACCAGGGAAAACTGCTGGACGTGGACGCGCCGGCGGCGATCCTCGGGCGTTATACCGACCGCCTGCTCGAACTGGTCGCCGACGAACCGCGCGCCGCGCGCGAGGCGCTGGCCGGCGTGCCCGGCCTGAATCGCATCTATCCGGCGGGCGAGGCGCTGAAAATCGCGGCGCGGAAGGACGTTGCCGCCGCGGAGGTCGTCCGGCAGGCGCTGGCGGCGCGCGGCCTGTCCGCGCGTTCGCTGCGCGAGACGCGGCCGAATTTCGAGGATGTGTTTTTGTCCCGCGTGGAGGACCGGCCATGA
- a CDS encoding ABC transporter ATP-binding protein: MKVVDARELVKRFGDFVAVDRVSLDIEAGSVFGFLGPNGAGKTTMIRLLCGLLVPEEGQATVLGFDLRRQTDRIKERIGYMSQRFSLYADLTVRQNLEFYAGVYNIPRARRRARLEYALRIADLQADAGRLTATLPGGVRQRLALGAAILHEPQIVFLDEPTAGVDPVNRRLFWDLIDQLRHAGTTVFVTTHYMDEAENCDRLVLIYSGRKIAEASPRALVDEVLAGAMFEAAGAPPDTIVRQLAGQAGVQSAQVFGLAARVLLDRGPDPAGDLARRLRAAGLPGLQIRPVRPTLEDAFIRLIELEDERIRAAGGRTR; this comes from the coding sequence ATGAAGGTCGTCGACGCCCGCGAGCTGGTGAAACGGTTCGGCGATTTCGTCGCCGTCGACCGTGTTTCGCTGGACATCGAGGCGGGTTCGGTTTTCGGTTTTCTCGGCCCCAACGGCGCCGGCAAAACCACGATGATCCGCCTGCTGTGCGGCCTGCTCGTTCCCGAGGAAGGGCAGGCGACCGTGCTCGGTTTCGACCTGCGCCGGCAGACCGACCGCATCAAGGAGCGGATCGGCTACATGAGCCAGCGTTTTTCGCTCTACGCCGATCTGACCGTCCGTCAGAACCTCGAATTTTACGCCGGCGTCTACAACATCCCCCGCGCGCGGCGGCGGGCGCGGCTCGAGTACGCGCTGCGCATCGCCGACCTGCAGGCCGACGCCGGCCGCCTGACCGCGACCCTGCCGGGCGGGGTGCGCCAACGCCTGGCGCTGGGCGCGGCGATTCTGCACGAGCCGCAGATCGTGTTTCTCGACGAGCCGACCGCCGGGGTCGATCCGGTCAACCGGCGCCTGTTTTGGGATCTGATCGACCAGCTGCGGCACGCGGGCACGACGGTGTTCGTCACGACGCACTACATGGACGAGGCGGAGAACTGCGACCGGCTGGTGCTGATCTACTCGGGCCGCAAGATCGCCGAGGCCTCGCCGCGGGCGCTGGTCGACGAGGTGTTGGCCGGGGCGATGTTCGAGGCCGCCGGCGCGCCGCCCGACACCATCGTGCGGCAACTGGCCGGGCAGGCGGGCGTGCAATCGGCCCAGGTGTTCGGCCTGGCGGCGCGGGTGCTGCTCGACCGCGGCCCCGACCCGGCGGGCGACCTGGCGCGGCGGCTGCGGGCGGCCGGCCTGCCGGGGCTGCAAATCCGGCCGGTGCGGCCCACGCTCGAGGACGCGTTCATCCGCCTGATCGAACTCGAGGACGAGCGCATCCGCGCGGCCGGGGGGCGGACGCGATGA
- a CDS encoding ABC transporter permease, with protein MKSRIPAIARKETLHILRDWRTLAMAFVLPLILILLFGYAITFDIKHLRLAVADEDQTKASRAFVEKFTASDYFVVTARPAHAAQLPELLRDGTAQVALAIPQDFAKHLEQLRGETVQILVDGAENNTASIAGGYLQTIVGAYNLERVRDLLASKGLGTAGIPPINPEVRIWFNPLVDSATTIVPGLIAVIIILMSAMLTSLTIVRERENGSLEGLIATPVRKHEILVGKIIPYFVIALLDTALIALVGVFVFAVPFNGSVPLFLAIAAVFTFAGLSIGLMASVASSNMMLANQIVLLTTMLPSLLISGFMFPISSMPDWVQAITYLVPARYFIAIARGIMLRAAPLEDLLGPTALLLGVGLLFFARASATFRKKL; from the coding sequence ATGAAAAGCCGCATCCCCGCCATCGCCCGCAAGGAAACGCTGCACATCCTCCGCGACTGGCGCACCCTGGCGATGGCCTTCGTCCTGCCGTTGATCCTGATCCTGCTGTTCGGCTACGCGATCACCTTCGACATCAAGCACCTGCGCCTCGCGGTGGCCGACGAGGACCAGACCAAGGCCAGCCGCGCCTTCGTCGAAAAATTCACCGCCAGCGACTACTTCGTCGTCACCGCCCGCCCGGCCCACGCCGCGCAACTGCCGGAATTGCTGCGCGACGGCACGGCGCAGGTGGCGCTGGCCATCCCCCAGGATTTCGCCAAGCACCTCGAACAACTGCGCGGCGAAACGGTGCAGATCCTGGTGGACGGCGCGGAGAACAACACCGCCAGCATCGCCGGCGGCTATTTGCAGACGATCGTCGGCGCCTACAACCTCGAACGGGTCCGCGACCTGCTGGCCAGCAAGGGCCTGGGCACCGCCGGCATCCCGCCGATCAACCCCGAGGTGCGCATCTGGTTCAACCCGTTGGTCGATTCGGCGACGACGATCGTGCCGGGCCTGATCGCGGTGATCATCATCCTGATGTCGGCGATGCTGACCAGCCTGACCATCGTGCGCGAGCGCGAAAACGGCAGCCTGGAGGGGCTGATCGCCACGCCGGTGCGCAAGCATGAAATCCTCGTCGGCAAGATCATCCCATACTTCGTGATCGCCCTGCTCGACACCGCGCTGATCGCGCTGGTCGGCGTGTTCGTCTTCGCCGTGCCGTTCAACGGCAGCGTGCCGCTGTTCCTGGCGATCGCCGCCGTGTTCACCTTCGCGGGTCTGTCGATCGGCCTGATGGCCAGCGTGGCCTCGAGCAACATGATGCTGGCCAACCAGATCGTCCTGCTGACGACGATGCTGCCCAGCCTGCTGATCTCGGGATTCATGTTCCCCATCAGCTCGATGCCCGATTGGGTGCAGGCGATCACCTACCTCGTGCCGGCGCGCTACTTCATCGCGATCGCCCGCGGCATCATGCTCCGGGCCGCGCCGCTCGAGGATTTGCTCGGTCCGACGGCCCTGTTGCTGGGCGTCGGGCTGCTGTTTTTCGCGCGCGCCAGCGCGACGTTCCGGAAGAAGCTGTAG